GCCCTAAATTTGGTTATGGGAAAAACATGAACCCCTGCATCGACTGTAAGATTTATATATTAAAAAAAGCAAAACAATATGCAAAAAAAATAGGCGCAAAGTTTTTGTTTACTGGCGAAGTTGTTGGCCAAAGACCCATGTCGCAAAAAACTAACACTCTGATGCAGATTGAAAAGGAAGCCGGATTAAAAAATAAATTATTAAGGCCGTTGTGCGCAGCGCATTTGCCTGAAACTGAAGCAGAAAAAAAAGGATGGATTGACAGAAACAAACTTTTAAATATTACGGGGAGAGGCAGAACCAGGCAGTTAGATATCGCAGAAGAATATAAAATCAAAGGCTTCATGTGCGGGGGCGGGGGTTGCAGATTGACACATGAAGAATACGGGAGAAAGATTAAAGACTATTTTGAACACACTAAAAAAACTCGAATGAGAGACATTATTTTGTTAAATTACGGGAGACATTTTAGACACAGGCAAAATAAGATTATAGTTGGAAGAAATTATTTTGAAAATGAGAAGCTTTTAACCCTTAGGGGTAAGGGAGAGCTTGTTTTTGAAGTGCTCGGGCATGGCAGCCCGGTAACATTATTACAAGGTAAACCCAATACAGGAGCAGTTAAGATAGCTGCAGGATTAACAGCCCGCTATTCTGATGCCAAATCTGAAAAAGTGCCAGTTAATTATGGTAAAGAAACACTTGACCAAAAAAAGATAGTTAGTATCCTCACGGATGCCTATATTGATAACTATAGAATCTAAAAATATATAAAGAGAAAACATTGTTTTGTTATTAATTGTGCATTTTATTGTTTTTAGTTGCAAGTTTAGATGTAAGCTGTTTTGCGCAGTTAACTAATTTGGCATCATAATCATTTACTAGTATATTTTAAATTGTTTAAATCAATATTTATTTAAATTAATATTTTGGAGGGGATTTGAATGAAAGAAAAATTAAAACTTATTTTAGAAAATGCAATTGAAGAAGAAGAATATTTTTCTAGATTGTATAAAGAATTAGCTTCGCTGCAAACAAATCTTTTGATTAAAAAAAAACTTTTGGAACTTTCTAACCAAGAAAAAATGCACAAAGAAAAATTAGAAAGTTTAGATTTTGTAAAACTGGGTGCGAAAGTAATTCCCGGAGTTCTTGACTCAATAAAAATCAATACTGATGTTTCAAATACTCCAAAAGCTGAATTTTATAATATTGAACTAATGTTTAAATTTGCGATTACTCAAGAAGCCTTAGCTAAAACTTCTTACAAGAAGTTAGCAGAAGCTTTTGATGACAAATCTGCTAAAAATTTATTTTTAACTCTTTTTAAAGAAGAAGAAATGCATGAACATTTGCTTATTGAGCAATTAAATAAATTCAGAAGTGAATTAAACAATGAACTTTAAATTACAAAGACAGAAAAATTCTCAGTTCTGTGCGCAAAATAGGGATATAAAAATAGGGAGGTTTTTAGCATGACAAAGTTAAATGAAAGTTATAAATGCGGAGTTTGTGGAAACTTGGTAGAAGTTGTTCATTCTTCAGTAGGCAAACTAGTTTGTTGCGGTAAACCAATGGAATTGTTGGTTGAACAGCATGATGAAGAAAGGTATGAGAAACATGTGCCTGTTGTTGAAGTTTTAAAAAATTCTGTAAAAGTTAAAATTGGTTCATTGCCGCACCCGATGGAACCTCAGCATTATATTGAATGGATAGAAGTTCTAAGTGAGGGGAAAATTTATCGGCAATATCTTAAGCCCGGTGATGCTCCTGAAGCAACTTTCCCCGTGCTTGCTGATAAAGCAAGAGCATATTGCAATATTCACGGATTATGGGCTACTTAAAATTGTTAGGGTTATAAATTATTTTTATGTCAAAAACTTGCTTACACTATCAATCACAGACTGAAAGCATGCTCCTAATTCGGGCTAGGTCAGCTTGTTATAATCTCATTTTTCACAAGCCTATTTTATAAAGAGTTAACATTTAATTATTTAACAAGTGGAAAATGGAGGTCTGAGAAACCGGGCCTGGCAGAGCGGTGACTGACGGTGTATGGTTTCGATTAACATACGGGCTTTTGACTACCGAATGACACCAGTCAAAGACTAGTTGAAAATGAGTGTATTTTATGGCAGCAGTTAATATTGATAAAATTTATGCAATTCTTTCTAAAGAAGTTAAGAAGTATAAAGCGCCAATAACAGAATTCGTGGGGGCACAGACAAAGGAACCTGAACAAGTGTTAATGGCGGCGATATTATCGGCTAGAACAAATGACAAAATAACTTTTAAAGTCGTAACTAAACTGTTTACAAAAGTTAAGAAGATTAGAGATTTTGAAAAGTTTAGTGTTAAAGAGATTGAAAAATTAATTTATCCGATTGGTTTTTTTAGGAGAAAAGCCAAATATTTGAAAGAACTTCCCTATGTATTTGAGAAAAGGTTTAATTCCCGGTTGCCTTCCAATGTTGAAGAATTGATCGAGTTGCCCGGTGTTGGCAGAAAAACAGCAAATTTGGTTGTGGCAGTTGGTTTTAACCGGCCGGCAATTTGTGTTGATGTGCATGTGCACAGGATTATGAATCGCTTGGGTTATATAAAAACTAAAACGCCGTTTGAAACCGAGATAGCGCTTCGCGAAAAGTTGCCTCTAAAATATTGGATTCATATCAATTATTTAATTGTAGCATTTGGTCAAAATCTTTGCACTCCGTTAAGGCCTTTTTGTTTTAAGTGTCCCATATATAAATATTGCAAGAGAATAGGGGTATTTAATTATAAGTAAAATTGCATTCATTCATTGGTTAAATTATTATTAATAGCATTAATGTTTTTTTGTAATTGGAGATAGTACTATAAAACCGTTAATTTTATAAATGAATTAGGGTATTTTGAATGTATGGTTGATATTAAAAAATACCTGAAAAAAGCTTGGCATTTTTTATGGCATGACGATAGTTTTGCAAGTTTTATTGCTAATATTATTGTGGCATTTATAATTATAAAATTTGTCGTTTATCCTGGCCTGGGGCTTATATTTGGCACAGACTTGCCAATAGTTGCGGTGGTTTCAAGCAGCATGGAACATAATTTGGGGTTTGAGGAATGGTGGGGAAATGCGCAATCTTGGTACAATAAAAACCAGATAACAAAAGAAGATTTTTTAGGATATCCGTTAAAATCAGGGTTTAATAAAGGTGATATTATGTTAGTATCAAGCGCAACAGAAAGCAATATTGAACTCGGGGATGTGATTATATTTAATGTTGGCAGGGAAAATCCAATTATCCATAGGGTTGTTAAAATATATAATGAAAATATGACGGTTTATTATCAGACAAAGGGTGATAATTATAAAACAAACCCTGTCCCGCTCCAAAGTGGTTCGTTAAATGAATTGAAGATACCTGTTGAAGCAATAAGAGGGAAAGCTTTATTTAGGATACCCTTTATAGGCTATATTAAAATATTTGCCGTAGATGTAATAAATCTTATAAGGTAATAAATAACGTAGATATAATAAATATCATAAGATAATCAATTATAATATATTAAAATGTTATTTTGCGAAAAATGCGGATCATTGCTGATTCCTTTTACAAAAGAAGGTCAAAGGGTAATGAAATGTAATAGTTGTGGTTTTATTAGTAAAGATATTAAAAACGCAAAAATTTCTGAAAAGGTTAAAGAAAGCAAGGATATATCTGTAATTGACAAAGAGATTGAAACTAATGCGATTTGTAATGCTGAATGCAGGAAATGCGGGCATAAAAAAGCATATTACTGGTTTATGCAGACACGGGCATCAGATGAGCCCGCAACACAATTTTTTAAATGTGAGAAATGCAACAATATCTGGAAAGAGTATTAAACCATTATTCGCAGGGTCAAAATAATGTTTGCAATGGGAAGTGATTTTAGGATTTCAATGTTTATTTAATTGCCTTTAAAATATTTTGAATATTATCATTTGCTGTTATGGTACAAAAGCAAACCTTTCATATTCTTAATGTCTCCGGTGTAAAGTGATTCAGGATAATCCCAAATAAAATTATTTGCCTGTAAAATAAACTCTTCCAAACGGCGAGTTTGTATATCACTTAAATTAAAATTGTTATATTGGTTAACCAGATTAGAATATTTAACAAAACCTGGAGGGATCAATTTATATTCTTCTGCAAGATGTAATTTTTTTAGGATCAGGGGGTTGTTTGTATTTTCAAATAGTATTTTATTTTTTCTTTCAGCAGATTCGCATAATTCTGCAATATCTTCAGCAACATTAAACCTGGAATAATTGCTTATAAAACCTAATTTTAAATTTTCTTCTTTGTCAATAACTGATTTATTTATTAAATTAAAGAATCCATTTGTCAAGAATGCTAATTGTTCCAAATTTGAGAAGTAAACAGAATTGCCCCATTCATTAACTGAAATGGATTTCCATTTATTATAAAAATCAGGTTCTGATTTTATAATTTCA
The window above is part of the Candidatus Woesearchaeota archaeon genome. Proteins encoded here:
- a CDS encoding desulfoferrodoxin, coding for MTKLNESYKCGVCGNLVEVVHSSVGKLVCCGKPMELLVEQHDEERYEKHVPVVEVLKNSVKVKIGSLPHPMEPQHYIEWIEVLSEGKIYRQYLKPGDAPEATFPVLADKARAYCNIHGLWAT
- a CDS encoding signal peptidase I, translating into MVDIKKYLKKAWHFLWHDDSFASFIANIIVAFIIIKFVVYPGLGLIFGTDLPIVAVVSSSMEHNLGFEEWWGNAQSWYNKNQITKEDFLGYPLKSGFNKGDIMLVSSATESNIELGDVIIFNVGRENPIIHRVVKIYNENMTVYYQTKGDNYKTNPVPLQSGSLNELKIPVEAIRGKALFRIPFIGYIKIFAVDVINLIR
- a CDS encoding transcription factor S, which codes for MLFCEKCGSLLIPFTKEGQRVMKCNSCGFISKDIKNAKISEKVKESKDISVIDKEIETNAICNAECRKCGHKKAYYWFMQTRASDEPATQFFKCEKCNNIWKEY
- a CDS encoding endonuclease III yields the protein MAAVNIDKIYAILSKEVKKYKAPITEFVGAQTKEPEQVLMAAILSARTNDKITFKVVTKLFTKVKKIRDFEKFSVKEIEKLIYPIGFFRRKAKYLKELPYVFEKRFNSRLPSNVEELIELPGVGRKTANLVVAVGFNRPAICVDVHVHRIMNRLGYIKTKTPFETEIALREKLPLKYWIHINYLIVAFGQNLCTPLRPFCFKCPIYKYCKRIGVFNYK